A single window of Leclercia adecarboxylata DNA harbors:
- a CDS encoding phosphoribulokinase, translating into MSARHPVIAVTGSSGAGTTTTSLAFRKIFSQLHLRAAEVEGDSFHRFTRPEMDMAIRKARDLGKHISYFGPDANDFGLLEQTFAEYGRSGTGQARKYLHTYDEAVPWNQVPGTFTPWQPLPEPTDVLFYEGLHGGVVTPQHDVARHVDLLVGVVPIVNLEWIQKLTRDTSERGHSREAVMDSVVRSMEDYINFLTPQFSRTHINFQRVPTVDTSNPFAAKAIPSLDESFVVIHFRNLDNIDYPWLLAMLQGSFISHINTLVVPGGKMGLAMELIMMPLVQRLMEGKKID; encoded by the coding sequence ATGTCCGCCAGACATCCGGTTATTGCCGTTACAGGGTCGAGTGGTGCGGGTACCACCACCACCAGCCTCGCCTTTCGTAAGATCTTCTCGCAGCTGCATCTGCGCGCCGCGGAAGTGGAAGGCGACAGTTTTCACCGCTTTACCCGCCCTGAAATGGATATGGCGATCCGCAAGGCCCGCGATCTCGGCAAACACATCAGCTACTTTGGCCCGGATGCCAACGACTTTGGTCTGCTGGAGCAAACCTTCGCTGAATACGGGCGAAGCGGCACCGGTCAGGCGCGCAAATACCTGCACACCTATGACGAAGCGGTGCCCTGGAACCAGGTGCCGGGCACTTTCACACCCTGGCAGCCGCTGCCGGAACCCACCGACGTGCTGTTTTATGAAGGCCTGCATGGCGGGGTGGTCACGCCGCAACACGACGTGGCGCGCCATGTCGATCTGCTGGTGGGCGTGGTGCCGATTGTTAACCTGGAGTGGATCCAGAAGCTGACGCGGGATACCAGCGAGCGCGGTCATTCCCGCGAGGCGGTGATGGACTCCGTGGTGCGCTCAATGGAAGATTACATTAACTTCCTGACGCCACAGTTTTCCCGCACCCACATTAACTTCCAGCGCGTTCCGACCGTAGACACCTCGAACCCCTTTGCCGCCAAGGCTATCCCGTCCCTGGACGAGAGCTTCGTGGTGATCCATTTCCGCAATCTGGACAATATCGATTACCCCTGGCTGCTGGCGATGCTACAGGGTTCGTTTATTTCGCATATCAATACGCTGGTGGTTCCGGGCGGGAAGATGGGGCTGGCGATGGAGTTAATCATGATGCCGCTGGTGCAGCGGTTGATGGAAGGCAAGAAAATCGATTGA
- a CDS encoding putative adenosine monophosphate-protein transferase Fic, with protein MSDKYGNDRDPYLYPELNVMRNRLGIRQAERLAQAAYEFTALRAATLSLGPLLRGLPHLCAIHHHLYQDIFDWAGDIREMDIYQGDTRFCHFAYIEKEGNALMQDLEEEGYLVGLEKADFINRLSHYYCEINVLHPFRIGNGIVQRIFFEQLAIHAGYQLDWRGIDPEEWAQANQSGAMGDLSALNTIFSKVVSEARETE; from the coding sequence ATGAGCGATAAATACGGCAACGATCGCGATCCTTATCTCTATCCGGAACTGAATGTGATGCGTAACCGGCTGGGCATTCGTCAGGCTGAGCGTCTGGCGCAGGCGGCGTATGAATTCACCGCGCTACGTGCGGCAACCCTGAGCCTGGGGCCGCTGTTGCGCGGTCTGCCGCACCTGTGCGCCATCCACCACCATCTCTACCAGGACATTTTTGACTGGGCGGGAGATATTCGTGAAATGGATATTTATCAGGGCGACACCCGGTTCTGCCACTTTGCCTATATCGAAAAAGAGGGCAATGCCCTGATGCAGGATCTTGAGGAGGAGGGGTATCTCGTCGGGCTCGAGAAAGCGGATTTTATTAACCGCCTCAGCCACTACTACTGCGAAATCAACGTTCTGCATCCTTTCCGCATCGGAAACGGGATTGTTCAGCGCATCTTCTTTGAACAGTTAGCGATCCATGCAGGCTATCAACTTGACTGGCGCGGTATCGACCCGGAAGAGTGGGCGCAGGCCAACCAGAGCGGTGCGATGGGCGATCTGAGCGCGCTGAACACAATCTTCAGCAAAGTGGTAAGCGAAGCCCGGGAAACTGAGTAG
- the ppiA gene encoding peptidylprolyl isomerase A, whose product MLKSTLAAVAAVLALSALSPAALAAKGDPHVLLTTSAGNIELELNSQKAPVSVKNFLDYVNSGFYNGTTFHRVIPGFMLQGGGFNEQMQQKQPNPPIKNEADNGLRNSRGTISMARTADKDSATSQFFLNVADNAFLDHGQRDFGYAVFGKVVKGMDVADKISQVQTHDVGPYQNVPTKPIVILSAKVLP is encoded by the coding sequence ATGCTCAAATCAACCCTGGCGGCTGTCGCGGCTGTACTTGCTCTCTCAGCCCTCTCTCCTGCTGCGCTGGCAGCCAAAGGAGACCCGCACGTTCTGTTGACCACCTCTGCCGGTAACATTGAGCTGGAACTGAACAGTCAGAAAGCCCCTGTTTCTGTGAAAAACTTCCTCGATTATGTGAACAGCGGTTTTTATAACGGCACCACCTTCCACCGCGTGATCCCGGGCTTTATGCTCCAGGGCGGCGGTTTCAACGAACAGATGCAGCAGAAACAGCCGAACCCGCCAATCAAGAACGAAGCGGATAACGGCCTGCGCAACAGCCGCGGCACCATCTCAATGGCGCGTACCGCCGATAAAGACAGCGCCACCAGCCAGTTCTTCCTCAACGTGGCGGATAACGCCTTCCTCGACCACGGCCAGCGTGATTTTGGTTATGCGGTCTTTGGTAAAGTTGTGAAAGGCATGGACGTGGCCGACAAAATTTCTCAGGTACAGACGCACGACGTCGGCCCTTACCAGAATGTGCCGACAAAACCGATAGTTATCCTCTCTGCGAAAGTCCTGCCTTAA
- a CDS encoding YheU family protein, translating into MIIPWQDLAPETLDNLIESFVLREGTDYGEQELSLEQKVADVRRQLQSGEVLVVWSELHETVNIMPRNQFRG; encoded by the coding sequence ATGATTATTCCCTGGCAAGATCTGGCTCCCGAAACGCTGGATAATCTGATTGAAAGCTTTGTGTTACGCGAAGGCACCGATTATGGTGAACAGGAGCTTTCGCTTGAGCAGAAGGTTGCCGACGTCAGGCGCCAGCTGCAAAGCGGTGAGGTGCTGGTCGTATGGTCCGAGCTGCACGAAACCGTCAACATCATGCCTCGCAATCAATTTCGCGGTTAA
- a CDS encoding OsmC family protein, protein MQARVKWVEGLTFLGESASGHQILMDGNSGDKAPSPMEVVLMAAGGCSAIDVVSILQKGRHDVTDCEVKLTSERREEAPRLFTHINLHFVVTGKALKDAAVSRAVDLSAEKYCSVALMLEKAVNITHSYEVIEA, encoded by the coding sequence ATGCAAGCACGTGTGAAATGGGTTGAAGGGCTAACGTTCCTCGGTGAGTCGGCTTCCGGGCACCAGATTTTGATGGACGGTAACTCCGGCGATAAAGCGCCAAGCCCGATGGAAGTGGTCCTGATGGCGGCAGGAGGATGCAGCGCGATCGACGTGGTGTCGATCCTGCAAAAAGGGCGTCACGATGTGACCGACTGTGAAGTGAAACTGACCTCAGAGCGTCGTGAAGAGGCGCCGCGCCTGTTCACCCATATCAACCTTCACTTCGTGGTCACCGGCAAAGCGCTGAAAGACGCGGCGGTATCCCGCGCGGTCGATCTTTCTGCGGAGAAGTACTGCTCCGTGGCGCTGATGCTGGAGAAAGCGGTAAATATTACCCACTCGTATGAAGTGATCGAGGCGTAA
- the pabA gene encoding aminodeoxychorismate synthase component 2 — MILLIDNYDSFTWNLYQYFCELGAEVVVRRNDVLSLEDVAALNPQKIVISPGPCTPDESGISLAAIEHYAGKLPILGVCLGHQAIGQVFGATIVRAAKVMHGKTSPVTHTGTGVFSGLNNPLIVTRYHSLVIDPPTLPDCFEVTAWSETREIMGIRHREWDLEGVQFHPESILSEQGHQLLANFLHR, encoded by the coding sequence ATGATTCTGCTGATTGATAACTACGATTCCTTCACCTGGAACCTGTACCAGTATTTTTGCGAGCTGGGGGCGGAGGTGGTGGTCCGGCGCAACGACGTGCTCTCTCTGGAAGATGTCGCGGCGCTGAACCCGCAGAAAATCGTTATCTCTCCCGGCCCCTGCACGCCGGACGAGTCCGGTATCTCGCTGGCGGCGATCGAGCACTATGCCGGTAAATTGCCGATCCTCGGCGTCTGCCTCGGGCATCAGGCCATCGGTCAGGTTTTTGGCGCGACCATTGTTCGTGCCGCTAAAGTGATGCACGGCAAAACCTCTCCCGTCACCCACACCGGTACGGGGGTCTTCTCTGGCCTCAATAACCCCCTTATCGTGACCCGCTATCACTCCCTGGTTATTGACCCACCCACCTTACCCGACTGCTTTGAAGTCACCGCCTGGAGCGAGACCCGGGAGATTATGGGTATCCGCCACCGGGAATGGGATCTGGAAGGGGTGCAGTTCCATCCGGAAAGTATTCTTAGCGAACAGGGCCACCAGCTGCTGGCTAATTTTCTGCATCGTTGA
- the mdcA gene encoding malonate decarboxylase subunit alpha, whose protein sequence is MLSGQTPARNWNTRRTEKARRLASVPVQGKVLPTGDLVAMLEKLIAPGDKVVLEGNNQKQADFLSRSLAEVNPQIVHDLHMIMPSVGRSEHLDIFEKGIARKLDFSFSGTQSLRISQLLEDGQLEIGAIHTYIELYSRLYVDLSPNVALIAGFKADRKGNLYTGASTEDTPALVEAAAFHDGIVIAQVNELVDDECDLPRVDIPGSWIDFVVVADKPFFIEPLFTRDPRLIKQEHILMAMMAIKGIYAEHQVQSLNHGIGFNTAAIELLLPTYGEQLGLKGKICKHWTLNPHPTLIPAIESGWVESVHCFGGELGMEEYIRARPDIFFTGADGSMRSNRAFCQLAGQYAVDMFIGSTLQVDGYANSSTVTRGRLSGFGGAPNMGHDPHGRRHATPAWLNMITEPDPMQRGKKLVVQMVETFQAGVKPTFVEKLDAVEVAKASGMPLAPVMIYGDDVTHVLTEEGIAYLYRAKDLEERRAMVAAVAGITDIGLGVDAKRVAELRQSGKVLYPEDMGIRRTDVTRSLLAAGSVSDLVEWSGGLYNPPAKFRSW, encoded by the coding sequence ATGTTATCAGGGCAAACGCCAGCCCGGAACTGGAACACGCGTCGCACTGAAAAAGCGCGCCGCCTGGCTTCCGTCCCGGTGCAGGGCAAGGTACTGCCAACAGGCGACCTTGTCGCCATGCTGGAAAAACTGATCGCCCCAGGCGACAAAGTCGTACTGGAAGGGAATAACCAAAAACAGGCAGACTTTCTCTCCCGCTCGCTGGCCGAAGTGAACCCGCAAATTGTTCACGATCTGCATATGATTATGCCGAGCGTCGGTCGTAGCGAACACCTGGATATTTTTGAGAAGGGCATCGCCCGCAAACTCGACTTCTCTTTCTCAGGTACCCAAAGCCTGCGTATTTCGCAGCTGCTGGAAGACGGGCAGCTGGAGATCGGTGCCATCCACACCTACATCGAACTCTACTCCCGCCTGTATGTCGATCTCTCGCCGAACGTGGCGCTGATTGCCGGTTTTAAAGCCGACCGTAAAGGTAACCTTTATACCGGTGCCAGTACCGAGGATACCCCGGCGCTGGTCGAAGCCGCCGCCTTCCACGACGGCATCGTCATCGCTCAGGTGAACGAGCTGGTGGACGACGAGTGCGATCTGCCGCGTGTGGATATCCCCGGCTCCTGGATTGATTTCGTGGTGGTGGCAGACAAGCCGTTCTTTATCGAACCGCTGTTCACCCGTGACCCGCGCCTGATCAAACAGGAACACATTCTGATGGCGATGATGGCCATCAAAGGCATCTATGCGGAACACCAGGTTCAGTCCCTGAACCACGGTATCGGCTTCAACACCGCCGCTATTGAGCTCCTGCTGCCGACCTACGGCGAGCAGCTCGGCCTGAAAGGCAAAATCTGTAAACACTGGACGCTGAACCCGCATCCAACGCTGATCCCGGCTATTGAAAGCGGCTGGGTGGAGAGCGTGCACTGCTTCGGCGGTGAGCTGGGGATGGAAGAGTACATTCGTGCCCGCCCTGACATCTTCTTTACCGGCGCCGACGGCTCCATGCGCTCCAACCGCGCCTTCTGCCAGCTGGCAGGGCAGTACGCGGTGGATATGTTTATCGGCTCCACGCTGCAGGTTGATGGCTATGCCAACTCCTCTACCGTGACCCGCGGCCGTCTTTCCGGCTTCGGCGGTGCGCCCAACATGGGACACGACCCGCACGGTCGTCGTCATGCCACCCCGGCCTGGCTGAACATGATCACCGAACCTGACCCCATGCAGCGCGGTAAAAAGCTGGTGGTGCAGATGGTGGAAACCTTCCAGGCGGGCGTGAAACCGACCTTCGTCGAAAAACTCGATGCTGTTGAGGTGGCGAAAGCCTCCGGTATGCCGCTGGCCCCGGTCATGATCTACGGCGATGACGTCACCCACGTGCTGACGGAGGAGGGGATTGCTTACCTCTACCGGGCCAAAGATCTTGAGGAACGTCGTGCCATGGTCGCTGCCGTCGCGGGTATTACCGACATCGGCCTGGGTGTGGACGCCAAACGCGTCGCCGAGCTGCGCCAGAGTGGCAAAGTGCTCTACCCGGAAGATATGGGCATTCGCCGCACCGACGTCACCCGCTCTCTGCTGGCGGCTGGCAGCGTGTCTGACCTGGTTGAATGGTCGGGCGGTCTGTACAACCCACCTGCGAAATTCCGGAGCTGGTAA
- a CDS encoding aspartate aminotransferase family protein, giving the protein MATEQSAITRATFDEVILPIYAPAEFIPVKGKGSRVWDQQGKEYIDFAGGIAVTALGHCHPALVEALKTQGETLWHTSNVFTNEPALRLGRKIIDATFAERVLFMNSGTEANETAFKLARYYASTRHSPFKTKIIAFHNAFHGRSLFTVTVGGQPKYSDGFGPKPADIIHVPFNDLHTVKAVMDDHTCAVVVEPIQGEGGVMAAAPEFLQGLRELCDQHQALLVFDEVQSGMGRTGDLFAYMHYGVTPDILTSAKALGGGFPVSAVLTTQDIASAFHVGSHGSTYGGNPLACAVAGAAFDIINTPEVLSGVNTKREQFVKHLQQIDAQYDVFSDIRGMGLLIGAELKPQYKGRARDFLYAAAGEGAMVLNAGPDVMRFAPSLLVESEDIDEGMNRFAAAVKRVVQK; this is encoded by the coding sequence ATGGCAACTGAACAATCTGCAATTACGCGCGCAACATTCGATGAAGTTATCCTGCCAATTTATGCACCGGCTGAGTTTATCCCGGTGAAGGGGAAAGGCAGCCGCGTCTGGGATCAGCAGGGTAAAGAGTACATTGATTTTGCGGGTGGTATTGCGGTGACGGCGTTAGGCCACTGTCACCCGGCGCTGGTCGAGGCGCTTAAAACGCAGGGCGAAACCCTGTGGCACACCAGCAATGTCTTTACCAACGAACCGGCGCTGCGTCTGGGGCGTAAAATTATCGACGCTACCTTTGCCGAGCGCGTGCTGTTTATGAATTCCGGCACCGAAGCCAACGAAACGGCCTTTAAGCTGGCGCGCTACTACGCTTCCACCCGCCACAGCCCGTTCAAAACCAAAATCATCGCCTTCCACAACGCCTTCCATGGCCGGTCGCTGTTTACCGTGACCGTGGGCGGACAGCCAAAATATTCTGATGGCTTTGGCCCGAAACCGGCCGACATTATTCACGTCCCGTTTAACGATCTGCATACGGTGAAAGCGGTGATGGACGATCACACCTGCGCGGTGGTGGTGGAGCCGATTCAGGGCGAGGGCGGCGTAATGGCGGCGGCCCCGGAATTCCTGCAGGGGCTGCGCGAGTTGTGCGACCAGCACCAGGCCCTGCTGGTGTTTGATGAGGTGCAGAGCGGCATGGGCCGTACCGGGGATCTGTTTGCTTACATGCACTACGGCGTGACGCCAGATATCCTCACCAGCGCCAAAGCGCTCGGCGGCGGTTTCCCGGTCAGTGCGGTGCTGACCACCCAGGATATCGCTTCGGCGTTCCACGTGGGTTCTCACGGCTCCACCTACGGCGGTAACCCGCTGGCGTGTGCCGTGGCTGGCGCGGCGTTTGATATCATCAACACCCCGGAGGTGCTGAGCGGCGTCAACACGAAGCGCGAGCAGTTTGTGAAGCACCTCCAGCAGATTGATGCCCAATACGATGTCTTCAGCGATATTCGCGGTATGGGGCTGTTGATTGGCGCCGAGCTGAAGCCGCAATACAAAGGCCGGGCGCGCGATTTCCTCTACGCTGCCGCCGGTGAAGGGGCAATGGTCCTCAACGCCGGGCCGGACGTGATGCGCTTCGCCCCGTCGCTGCTGGTGGAGAGCGAGGATATCGATGAAGGGATGAATCGCTTTGCCGCCGCGGTGAAGCGGGTGGTTCAGAAGTAG
- a CDS encoding YhfG family protein: protein MKKLTEKQKSRLWEQQRNANFQASRRLEGVDSPLVTLSADEAQIRLEALGRQHER, encoded by the coding sequence GTGAAAAAGCTCACTGAAAAGCAAAAATCCCGTCTCTGGGAACAACAGCGAAACGCGAATTTTCAGGCCAGTCGCCGCCTTGAGGGGGTCGACAGCCCGTTAGTTACCCTCAGCGCAGATGAGGCGCAGATCCGTCTTGAAGCGTTAGGGAGGCAGCATGAGCGATAA
- the crp gene encoding cAMP-activated global transcriptional regulator CRP: MVLGKPQTDPTLEWFLSHCHIHKYPSKSTLIHQGEKAETLYYIVKGSVAVLIKDEEGKEMILSYLNQGDFIGELGLFEEGQERSAWVRAKTACEVAEISYKKFRQLIQVNPDILMRLSSQMARRLQVTSEKVGNLAFLDVTGRIAQTLLNLAKQPDAMTHPDGMQIKITRQEIGQIVGCSRETVGRILKMLEDQNLISAHGKTIVVYGTR; this comes from the coding sequence ATGGTGCTTGGCAAACCGCAAACAGACCCGACTCTCGAATGGTTCTTGTCTCATTGCCATATTCATAAGTACCCATCGAAGAGCACGCTGATTCACCAGGGTGAAAAAGCGGAAACGTTGTACTACATCGTCAAAGGCTCAGTGGCAGTGCTGATCAAAGATGAAGAAGGCAAAGAGATGATCCTCTCTTACCTGAATCAGGGAGACTTTATCGGCGAACTGGGCCTGTTTGAAGAAGGTCAGGAGCGTAGCGCCTGGGTTCGTGCAAAAACGGCCTGTGAAGTGGCTGAGATCTCTTATAAGAAATTCCGCCAGCTGATCCAGGTGAATCCGGATATCCTGATGCGCCTCTCTTCGCAGATGGCTCGCCGTCTGCAGGTCACGTCCGAGAAAGTGGGTAACCTCGCCTTCCTCGACGTAACGGGCCGTATTGCCCAGACCCTGCTGAACCTGGCGAAACAGCCAGACGCCATGACCCACCCGGACGGTATGCAAATTAAAATTACCCGTCAGGAAATTGGTCAGATCGTCGGATGTTCTCGTGAGACAGTGGGTCGTATCCTGAAAATGCTGGAAGATCAAAACCTGATTTCCGCCCACGGTAAAACCATCGTGGTTTACGGAACACGTTAA
- a CDS encoding hydrolase, which translates to MAQIIPSDFNIAPDESAEFVPMRGVANRHLQTMLPRLIRRKVLFTPVWQRLDLPDDDFVDLAWSEDPLQARHKPRLVVFHGLEGSLHSPYAHGLIQAAKARGWLGVVMHFRGCSGEPNRQKRIYHSGETEDGTWFLRWLAETHGPAPTAAVGYSLGGNMLACLLAKEGDNIPLDAAAIVSAPFMLEHCSYHMDKGFSRVYQRYLLNLLKANAARKLKAYPDTLPVSLRQLKKVRRLREFDDLITAKIHGFADAIDYYRQCSAMPLLSNITKPVLIIHAKDDPFMDHHSIPAQEFLPANVQYQLTEHGGHVGFVGGTLRRPMMWLETRIPDWLTTYLEPIR; encoded by the coding sequence ATGGCCCAAATCATTCCATCAGACTTCAACATTGCACCCGACGAGAGCGCAGAATTTGTCCCCATGCGGGGCGTGGCTAATCGCCATCTGCAGACCATGCTGCCGCGCCTCATCCGTCGTAAAGTGCTTTTCACCCCCGTCTGGCAGCGCCTTGACCTGCCGGATGATGACTTCGTTGATTTAGCCTGGAGTGAAGATCCGCTTCAGGCCCGGCACAAACCCCGGCTGGTGGTCTTTCATGGCCTCGAGGGCAGCCTGCACAGCCCCTATGCTCACGGCCTGATTCAGGCGGCGAAAGCGCGCGGCTGGCTGGGGGTAGTGATGCACTTCAGGGGATGCAGCGGCGAACCCAATCGCCAGAAACGCATCTATCATTCCGGCGAAACAGAAGATGGCACCTGGTTCCTGCGCTGGCTGGCAGAGACCCACGGCCCGGCCCCTACGGCGGCGGTGGGCTATTCGCTGGGCGGAAACATGCTCGCCTGCCTGCTGGCAAAAGAGGGCGACAATATTCCTCTGGACGCCGCCGCCATCGTCTCTGCTCCGTTCATGCTGGAACACTGCAGCTATCATATGGATAAGGGCTTTTCGCGCGTTTATCAGCGTTATCTGCTTAACTTGCTCAAAGCCAATGCGGCACGCAAACTGAAGGCATACCCGGATACGCTGCCGGTCAGTCTGCGACAGCTGAAAAAAGTGCGTCGCCTGCGCGAATTTGACGATTTGATCACCGCCAAAATTCATGGTTTTGCCGATGCTATTGACTACTATCGCCAGTGCAGCGCCATGCCGTTGCTCAGCAACATCACGAAACCTGTGCTGATTATTCATGCTAAAGACGATCCCTTTATGGATCATCACTCGATACCCGCGCAGGAATTTTTGCCCGCTAACGTGCAGTATCAGCTGACCGAACACGGCGGACACGTGGGTTTTGTCGGCGGCACGCTGCGTCGCCCGATGATGTGGCTGGAAACGCGTATCCCGGACTGGCTGACCACATACCTGGAACCGATAAGATGA
- a CDS encoding YccS/YhfK family putative transporter, producing MWRRLIYHPEVNYALRQTLVLCLPVAVGLIFGHLQHGLLFSLVPACCNIAGLDTPHKRFFKRLTIGGCLFAGCSLAVQLLLARDIPLPLILTVLAMTLGVTAEISALHARLLPASLIAAIFTLSLAGNMPVWEPLLLYTLGTLWYGLFNWFWFWMWREQPLRESLSMLYQQLADYCEAKYTLLTQHTDPEKSLPPLLARQQKVVDLISLCYQQLHMLAANRNHEYKRLLRTFQVGLDLQEHISVSLHHPKEVQKLVERSHAEAVIRWNAQTVAARLRVLADDILYHRYPTRFTMDKQLGALEKIARQHPDNPVGQFCAWHFSRIARVLRTQRPLYPRDLMADKQKRLPLIPALRSYLSLKSAALRNAARISVMLSIASLMGVALHLPKPYWILMTVLLVTQNGYSATRVRILHRAAGTLAGLIIAGVTLHFHVPEGYTLAGMLMVTLVSYLIIRKSYGWATVGFTVTAVYTLQLLTLNGEQFIVARLADTLIGCLIAFGGMVWLWPQWQSGLLRQNAHDALEADQEAIRLILSDDPQPTPLAWQRMKVNQAHNALFNSLNQAMQEPGFNSAYLADMKLWVTHSQFIVEHINAMTTLAREHTMLTPDLAQRYLQSCEIALQRCQQRLEYDAPGESGDSNILEAPETLTQGPMSTLEQHLQRTIGHLNTMHTISSVAWRQRPHHGIWLIRRLKRTPY from the coding sequence ATGTGGCGCAGGCTCATTTATCACCCGGAAGTTAACTACGCACTGCGGCAAACCCTGGTGTTGTGTCTCCCTGTGGCTGTGGGTCTGATCTTCGGTCATCTGCAACACGGCCTGCTCTTCTCTCTCGTTCCTGCCTGCTGCAACATTGCCGGTCTGGACACGCCGCATAAGCGCTTCTTTAAACGTCTGACTATTGGCGGCTGCCTGTTCGCGGGCTGTAGCCTGGCCGTACAGCTGCTGCTGGCGCGGGATATTCCGCTGCCTCTGATTCTGACCGTGCTGGCGATGACGCTAGGGGTCACGGCTGAGATCAGCGCCCTGCATGCGCGACTGCTGCCCGCCTCGCTGATTGCGGCCATCTTTACCCTGAGCCTGGCGGGGAATATGCCGGTCTGGGAACCGCTACTCCTCTATACGCTGGGCACCCTCTGGTACGGGCTGTTTAACTGGTTCTGGTTCTGGATGTGGCGTGAACAGCCGCTGCGTGAGTCGCTGAGCATGCTCTATCAACAGCTGGCGGATTATTGCGAAGCAAAATACACCCTGCTGACGCAGCACACCGACCCTGAAAAATCGTTGCCGCCGCTGCTGGCCCGCCAGCAGAAGGTGGTGGATCTCATCAGCCTCTGTTACCAACAGCTGCATATGCTGGCGGCCAACAGGAATCATGAATACAAACGCCTGCTGCGCACCTTCCAGGTGGGGCTGGATCTACAGGAGCACATCTCCGTCAGCCTGCATCACCCGAAGGAGGTGCAGAAGCTGGTGGAGCGCAGTCACGCTGAAGCGGTGATCCGCTGGAACGCGCAGACCGTTGCGGCACGCCTGCGGGTGCTGGCAGACGACATTCTCTATCATCGCTACCCCACCCGTTTCACCATGGACAAGCAGCTCGGCGCCCTGGAAAAAATCGCCCGTCAGCATCCGGATAACCCGGTGGGTCAGTTCTGCGCCTGGCACTTCAGCCGTATCGCCCGCGTGCTGCGCACCCAGCGTCCGCTCTACCCGCGCGACCTGATGGCGGACAAGCAGAAACGCCTGCCGCTGATCCCCGCCCTGAGAAGCTATCTGTCGCTGAAGTCTGCCGCCCTGCGTAACGCGGCGCGCATCAGCGTGATGCTGAGTATCGCCAGCCTGATGGGCGTGGCGCTGCACCTGCCGAAACCCTACTGGATCTTAATGACCGTACTGCTGGTGACGCAAAACGGCTATAGCGCGACGCGGGTGCGTATTCTCCACCGGGCGGCCGGCACGCTGGCGGGGCTGATTATTGCCGGCGTGACCCTGCACTTCCACGTCCCGGAAGGCTACACCCTTGCCGGGATGTTGATGGTGACGCTGGTAAGCTACCTGATCATACGCAAGAGCTACGGCTGGGCGACGGTGGGCTTTACGGTCACGGCGGTGTACACCCTGCAGCTGCTGACCCTGAACGGCGAGCAGTTTATTGTCGCCCGGCTGGCCGATACCCTGATTGGCTGCCTGATCGCCTTCGGGGGGATGGTCTGGCTATGGCCGCAGTGGCAGAGCGGGCTTCTGCGGCAGAATGCCCACGACGCGCTGGAAGCGGATCAGGAGGCTATCCGCCTGATCCTCAGCGACGATCCGCAGCCGACGCCGCTGGCGTGGCAACGCATGAAGGTCAATCAGGCGCACAACGCGCTGTTCAACTCTCTGAACCAGGCGATGCAGGAGCCGGGCTTCAATTCGGCGTATCTGGCGGACATGAAGCTGTGGGTGACGCACAGCCAGTTTATCGTCGAGCATATCAACGCGATGACGACCCTGGCGCGGGAGCATACGATGCTGACGCCAGACCTGGCGCAGCGATATCTGCAGTCGTGTGAAATTGCGCTTCAGCGCTGCCAGCAGCGTCTGGAGTATGACGCGCCGGGCGAAAGCGGGGACAGCAATATTCTGGAAGCGCCAGAGACCCTGACGCAAGGCCCCATGAGTACGCTGGAGCAGCATCTGCAGCGCACCATTGGGCATCTGAACACCATGCACACCATTTCGTCGGTGGCATGGCGTCAGCGCCCGCATCATGGGATCTGGTTGATCCGACGGCTGAAGCGGACGCCGTACTAA